The genomic segment TACGACAACCAAGCTTTCCCGCCGAATTGACGAAAGGTACGCAAAATGGAAGTTTATACTTTGTGAGACCTTGCCACCGATTAGGAAAATAAGACACTAGTACCGTGGAATAAATAGTGAAGGCTTCGCACCACGACACGACGTCCTCCAGCCGCCTTTTCGGTTTCTTGGAGCGGGGAGCCGACGACAACAAATGCCCGTCGAGTAACAATTGAGGTTCAGGCTCGGACATTGGCGAGAGATTTGCTGGTAGCAACTCGGCGAGGTCGACAAACTTATTCGACACAATCTGAAGAACCACCTTCGAGGGGATCGGGGAATACCCTGGGCCCACCACAAACGGCTTGTGTAAAATTGGGACTGCTGATAAGGGACTAGTTGTCGCTGGGGTGGACAAAGTTGACACGAGTGGAGTCCAATGGAGTAGACCCGGCCAACGATAAACCAGAGCAAACCGATGCGAGCGATGTTGGGGAAAACACTTGTAAAAATTCTGGAACTGACCTACCTCCTGGGCCAACCGGCGACGGTGCAACCGAGGTGCTCGCCTGAGGCAGTGAGAAGGAATTTTACGTCGTCCAGGCCGCCGCAACCACTGTTGTACCTGTGCTAGAGACGGGAATCTCGTTGTTACATGGCTGGTTGTTAGCGCTCAGTCGCGCTTGAAATGCCTGCTGGACGGCCATCTGAATCGCTGTGAGCACTTCCGGGGCCAGACTAGGTGTTGTTGTTTCAGGATTCATAattagcttttttttcttagtgaAAACTATGATCTTTTAGACTAAAAAGCGTGGATTATATAGGTTAGCTTCAGTCGAAACGGTGCCAGTGAAAGAAAGGCGCTGGGTGGTCGTTCTCCTGACCAGGGGCCGGCATTCGGCCCCAGGGCGCGCGACCGTGACTCGGTTTAACTTCGTCTAAATTTCATTCAGACACATTTGTAGTCCAATCGATCTACGGCTTAAGATCGGactaattgcaacacaaggtTTTTCAACGTTTTTGTACTAATTTAGTCTCCCTTTATAACATactaaaattctaaaaaaaatcggagCACGCAAACACCCCGAAAAACTACATCGAATTTCCCCATACGAGGCTTGTATGAaaaaccacaggaatcccaaatcatgaaaaatacacatacttaaaaaaatcaaatttaaacCACTATAAATGATAAGAAGTATATATTTCTACACGATCTGGATAAAAATCTGATTTAGCTCATCTATTTTGGGCAAAAGCCACAGGTTTCTACGGGTCTTTAGAAGGAGAATCAAGCACATTAATTGCTGCCACACAGGAGCAGCATACTAATCGAGCTCGCAAACTACTCGTCCAAATAGCTCAGGATTTCATCCAGACTATATTGAAGACACAACAACTACGACTATTCTtgagatttttaaaatttatttcaTAGTAGAATGAACGGCTCATTAGAACtccatattttttattacaaacgAATAGCCACAACGCAACGTGATCACACACTACGAGCCTGGGGTATCTGTGAAGTCCCTTACAAATCCGAGTTCTAACCATTGCACCCCCCTACCTCCCGCTAAATAATGACTGCTTTCTTAGTGCTTTGTTATTAGAAGACAAACAGTAAGAGTTAATCAATATCTTACTGACTAatgatacaccaaaaactggaattcgactctgccatattttcttctttaataAGATTTCTTCTGCCCAAGTCACCAGTTTTTGTGTATTGTATtaattcttctggttcacgaacacgactatttgggctttttgtatttactgACTAAAGAGATATTGATTCAAAATGTCGatttaccttctttttatagcTTTGACCAATCCTAGAACTGGCATCAAGGAACATGGTTCTACTAATACAAAATACTTTTCTTGTTTATCTATGACACCCGAACTCCAATACTAAAAAACATAGAGGTTGGGGTACAGCCTCTCATAACGATTACCAATAGTAGAAATATTTTACAGTTGTGTATaaacttatttaaaataagatTGAGCTCTAGGAATCCGTGCGTCGTAACCTACCGTGTTTCATGGGTACCGTATACAGgcgtatacacctatttctaATACGTTTGCACTCGAAAATCAATGTATTGTAACCCGCAATGCTTCGTGGGTAGCGTATTAATGGCTGAACCCTGGTATCGGAAAGCCATATGTTCACAGGAATTCATAAACAAGAATACTGCGTCTTTTGAAACCTCGATTTGTTTTACGCTGTCTGGCTTATCTATTtcatacccatgaagcactgtaCTGTGGGTAAAAATACATGGATCATCCGAGAGCGACCTTATTCAAATAGGAGTATATCACTGAGCGTTCTAATATGTTACCGgttgatgaaaaaaaaaataacactaaaacaataacaataaaaataatagtcTGTGGTAAAGCAAGGAAGCCACGCAGTATCGATCCTCAAATAGATTCCATCAATACATGGATCATCCGAGAGGTCTGTGGTGAAGCAAGGAAGTCACACAGGAAGTCATGCAGTCTCGATCCTCAGATAGATTCCGTCACGCGGTATGAGGGCCGCCCCAGGAATGAGAACAAGTGGAACCTGAGTGTCGGGAGACCGGACAAACTTGTACTTGGAGAGGATCTGGAACAAAACCAACTTGACTTCATTCAGAGCGAATCTCATCCCGATGCAGTTACGCGGTCCGGCGCCGAAAGGAATGAACTGGAATGGATGCCTGGATTCCTTTGCAGGACCACGAAATCGCTCCGGGTCGAACTTGTCCGGTTCTGGCCATGCGTCCGGGTCGTGGTGCAGTGAATAGATAGGAATTGTGACGTCCATGCCAGCCGGGATAGTGATGCCATTGATGACACAAGCCTGGGCGCACTCTCTGTTTATCGTGTGAGCTGGGGGGTGGATGCGTAATACTTCATTCACCACACAGTCCAGATACTCCAAATCATTGGCTAGCTCCTGGGGAGATTTCTCCGAGTTGGTTTCCGCAGCCATCCTGATCTCAAGCCTCAAGCGCTCCTGTACCTCTGGGTTAAGGGCCAAGTAGTACGCTGTGGCGGAAAGCGTGTTGCTGCTCGTTTCGTGTCCAGCCAGAAGGAAAGTCACCGACTGCGCGATGATCTCAGGATCGGAAAGCTTTCGGCTACCGTCGGGGTTTACTGCCGACAGCATTAGATCCACAAAGTCTTTCCGGTTGAATGTTTTATCGTGCCTTTTGCTGAGGATCTCTTTAGAGAGGTCTATGAAATACtttatattgttattttggATGAGAAATCGG from the Nematostella vectensis chromosome 4, jaNemVect1.1, whole genome shotgun sequence genome contains:
- the LOC5500994 gene encoding cytochrome P450 3A29, with translation MHILDSVNVPTVYFLAGTLILLIALAVIYWVGVSSFRVLKGLNIPGPPPLPYIGNLRDIQRLGGIHVAPVRLMQEYGKVFAWSVGRTPAIVVGDPEILKHVMVKEFQNFRNRFVVFKDIRSEMRHGMFSATDDNWKRIRSTLTPTFTSGKLRQMTPKMRESCDTLMDKIGKVADTGESVDILGMFSPMSLEIILSTAFGIDSQVQKNPNNTFSDKAKEIFKSPTFLRMFLMLPFASVLFKIFRFLIQNNNIKYFIDLSKEILSKRHDKTFNRKDFVDLMLSAVNPDGSRKLSDPEIIAQSVTFLLAGHETSSNTLSATAYYLALNPEVQERLRLEIRMAAETNSEKSPQELANDLEYLDCVVNEVLRIHPPAHTINRECAQACVINGITIPAGMDVTIPIYSLHHDPDAWPEPDKFDPERFRGPAKESRHPFQFIPFGAGPRNCIGMRFALNEVKLVLFQILSKYKFVRSPDTQVPLVLIPGAALIPRDGIYLRIETA